In a genomic window of Deinococcus ruber:
- a CDS encoding sugar phosphate nucleotidyltransferase — protein sequence MHAVILAGGKGTRLRPYTTCVPKPLVPIGDRFSILEIVLHQLSHHGFRSVTLAIGHMGPLIRAFVGDGSRWGLSVNYLEETTPLGTIGPLLGELNSLPQHFLVMNGDVLTDLNYADLLHTHIASHAPVTVATYSREVRSEFGVLDIQDGEIMSFREKPVFDFSVSMGIYGFSQDTLRPYPAGQPFGFDNLILDLLSRNLHPASYAFSGYWLDIGRPEDYDRANAEFSTLQPILMPQFGSAPFLQETFAGADVRLGGSPN from the coding sequence ATGCATGCAGTGATTCTCGCCGGAGGAAAAGGTACCCGTCTGCGCCCCTACACCACCTGTGTGCCCAAACCGCTCGTGCCCATCGGTGACCGCTTTTCGATTCTGGAGATCGTGCTGCATCAGCTGTCTCATCACGGCTTTCGCAGCGTCACGCTCGCCATCGGGCACATGGGGCCGCTGATCCGGGCCTTCGTGGGCGACGGCAGCCGCTGGGGCCTGAGCGTGAATTACCTGGAGGAAACCACGCCGCTCGGTACCATCGGGCCGCTGCTGGGCGAACTGAATAGCCTGCCGCAACACTTCCTGGTGATGAACGGCGACGTGCTGACCGACCTGAATTACGCCGATCTGCTGCACACCCACATCGCCTCACACGCGCCGGTCACGGTGGCGACGTACTCGCGGGAAGTTCGCAGCGAGTTCGGGGTGCTCGATATTCAGGACGGCGAAATCATGAGCTTCCGGGAGAAGCCGGTCTTCGATTTCTCGGTCAGCATGGGCATCTACGGCTTCTCACAGGACACGCTGCGCCCGTATCCGGCGGGCCAGCCCTTCGGCTTCGACAATCTGATTCTCGATCTGCTGAGCAGAAATCTGCACCCCGCCAGCTACGCCTTTTCCGGGTACTGGCTCGACATTGGCCGCCCGGAAGACTACGACCGCGCCAACGCGGAGTTCAGCACGCTGCAACCGATTCTGATGCCGCAGTTCGGCAGCGCCCCCTTTCTTCAGGAGACCTTTGCCGGGGCCGACGTGCGCCTGGGCGGGTCGCCTAACTGA